In the Prochlorococcus marinus str. MIT 9312 genome, AAATAACAAGATTTCCTTTCGCACTAATAATCGCATTTTTCTTTTTTATATTCAATCCAGAAAGTATATGGATTCCAAATTTGGGTATTTTATTCTTATCGATAATATCGACTTTCTTATCTTTCTTAATTCAATTTTTAATTCAGTCAATAGTTGCATGTCTATGCTTCTGGACAGAGAAAGCATCATCGATAGAAAGATTGTTATTTATTCCAACTTTATTTCTCTCAGGTCTTTTAGCTCCAGTAGTTTCATTTCCCGAATATGTTAAATCTTGGATTTATTTAACTCCTTTTCCATATCTAATTGATTTCCCTGCGAACTTACTATCAGGTAATGAAACAAACATTAGTGGAGGCTTAACTATGCAAATTGCATGGATTCTTTTACTTTTCCCAATATTCAAAAAGATCTGGTCTGAAGGAACGAAAAAATATACTGCTATGGGCTCATGAATCTAAGAAAATATCTAAAAGTTTATAAAAAATTCTTACATACTTCTTTGGCTTCTGAGTTGGAGTATAAGACAAATATATTAATTGATTTAATTACTGCAATTTTAAGTTTAATAGGGAGTATTTTTCTATTATCTATTTTCTTTCAAAGTAATGGATATATTGGAGGGTGGAAATTTGAACAGGCACTAATAATTCAAGGTATTTATACAATTTTGAATGGAATAACTAATACATGGTTCAATCCAAATCTTACAGAAATAGTTAAGCATATTAGAGAAGGAACCTTAGATTTCGTACTTTTAAAGCCTATTGATAGTCAATTTTTCATTTCCCTAAAAAGAATTAGTCCATCTGGTTTTTTAGAAATAATGCTTGGATTTTGCTTATTGTTATACTGCATCAAAATTAATCAAATAAATTTAAATTTAACCTTTCTTTCTCTATGTTTAATTACGATAATCTGCTCAATTTGTATCTTATATAGCTTATGGTTTTTTATTTCAACAACTACTATTTGGTTTGTTAAAACATGGAATGCCACAGAAGTATTAAGATCGTTCCTTTATATTGGAAGATTTCCTTTAAATTCATTTTCATTTTCATTAAGAATATTTTTTAGTGTTTTCATTCCTATTGCATTTATAACTACAATTCCCTCCGAAGTTTTCTTAGGTATTTCTCAATTATGGAAAATATTGCTTGAAGTTATTGTTGCTTTAATATTTTGCTCTACTTCAAGAAAGTTCTGGTTATATGCATTAAAGTTCTACTCTTCGGCATCGAGCTAAATAAATATTATTTAACAACCTCCCTGCAAAATTCCCAAATTCTTTGTTTACTTTTCAGATTAGATAGTCGAGATAATTTCTTAAAAGTATTTGTTGATTTTTCAACAGATAAAAGCCTGCAGTTATAGTTGATATCATAATGTCTTGAAATAATTCGTACTTTAAATGCAACATCACAAAGAATAATTATTAGCGTGAGAAAAATTACAATAACAGAAAAAAGAGAAAATGATTTTGAATAATTTTCATTTTCAGTTTTTAATTCAAACTTCATTATTTAACTATATGTTTAGGGCACTTAATTGCTGCAATAGCAACGGCTGTAACTTTGAAATTTTCTGACTTCTCAATAACCTTTTTAACCTCTAATGGTCCAAATTTATTACTTGCATCACTGTAAGAAAGTAGTAAAGATTTATAATTATCATGGCCTAAATCTCTATATTCACAAAAATTATCTCCAACATAGTTCAAAAGAGTTAGTAATGTTAATTCAATCATTAAATCTTTTTAACTAACAAAGTTCATACGAATAATACAATGCATGACATTTTTTACAAGTTTAATTAATAAAATACTTGAAATCATGAAATAAGAAGTTTACTAATGTAATTTAAAATTAAAAAATTTTTTCAGAATTGTAATACTCACACTTATGAAATCATTAAAGCACTATCTGTAGTGGGTAAGTGTTAGTAAATATACACTACTTATAGGGGCTTGCATTTTATAAGAAATTGGTTTAAAAATAAGGTTCCCCATCACCCGGCCCCACGTTTGTGAGGCCTTTTTTTATAGGGTTTGAACCAATAGTATTTTTTAATACAATTAGATATTCATAAAAACATAGAGTAAAAAATAAAGCCAACAATGAATTTAACTTTATTAGCTCTTATGGCAATTTTCGGTCTTTTTTTGACCACAACTGTATTGACCTTATCATTTAATTAATCTATAAAAAATTCTTTATGGATTTAATCAATAAACTAATCCCAACAAACAGACAAACTGATGTAAAAGTTTTCTTGATCAGTATATTTCCTTTTAATTTTGACAAATGAGCCCCGAAATATCCTCCTGTAAAAGAGCCAATTATTAGAATTATTAATGTATTTGAGGGAATTGATCCTATTTTACTCAAAAAAACTGCTCCGGTAAAATTCCAAAAGATCCCAACAGTAAGGAATGTCAAACTTATAGCTCGAAGAAAATCCATTCCAAAGGTTTTTATTAAAAGTATTGTAACAAGCAATCCAGTTCCTGAAGAAATAGAACCATTCAAAATACCAATTAGGAAAATAAAAATTAAAAATCTAATTTTATAAACTGAATTAAATTTAGCTTTTCCAGATGATAAACCCAAATCTGATTTAAGGATTGAGTAAAAAGCCAATAATATTGAAATTATTCCTAAAAATAAATATAAATATTTTTCAGATATATATTCAACTATTGAGGCTCCAAGAATAACTCCTGGCAATCCAAAAATCAAAATTAGCCAAGCAACACGTATATCATTTCTTAGAGATTTGTAATTTCTTAATGAACCTCCTATTCCTAATGCTACTGTTGCTAATTTATGACTAGCCAAAGCCTGATAATAAGGAATCCCAAATAAAATCAATGCTGGCAATTGAAGTAATCCTGCTCCACCTCCAGAAATTGCTGAAAAAGTATTAGAAAAGAAGGAGATCAAAAAGATAGAAATAAATTTATATAAAGAGTTATCAACGTTATCTACTAATGTAGTTAAAAAATAAAGCATTAAATCTAAATTCTAATATTTAATAATTAAATATTCTTATTTTATAAGAAACGAACTATTTACAAAGTATTATCTTCTCTGTTTCAATCAAACTTTAAAAAAACTGTTATTATCTAAAAAATTATCAAGAACA is a window encoding:
- a CDS encoding ABC transporter permease translates to MNLRKYLKVYKKFLHTSLASELEYKTNILIDLITAILSLIGSIFLLSIFFQSNGYIGGWKFEQALIIQGIYTILNGITNTWFNPNLTEIVKHIREGTLDFVLLKPIDSQFFISLKRISPSGFLEIMLGFCLLLYCIKINQINLNLTFLSLCLITIICSICILYSLWFFISTTTIWFVKTWNATEVLRSFLYIGRFPLNSFSFSLRIFFSVFIPIAFITTIPSEVFLGISQLWKILLEVIVALIFCSTSRKFWLYALKFYSSASS
- a CDS encoding sulfite exporter TauE/SafE family protein, translating into MLYFLTTLVDNVDNSLYKFISIFLISFFSNTFSAISGGGAGLLQLPALILFGIPYYQALASHKLATVALGIGGSLRNYKSLRNDIRVAWLILIFGLPGVILGASIVEYISEKYLYLFLGIISILLAFYSILKSDLGLSSGKAKFNSVYKIRFLIFIFLIGILNGSISSGTGLLVTILLIKTFGMDFLRAISLTFLTVGIFWNFTGAVFLSKIGSIPSNTLIILIIGSFTGGYFGAHLSKLKGNILIKKTFTSVCLFVGISLLIKSIKNFL
- a CDS encoding ABC transporter permease encodes the protein MISNLINRKIFTLLKVQYSNMLEYRVEIALWAISGIIPFFMLNIWTNNNLNESINISDVMLSRYFLCAFFVRQFSVVWVVFSFEEDSLMGKVSPYLIQPLNPFFRYFAQHLAEQITRFPFALIIAFFFFIFNPESIWIPNLGILFLSIISTFLSFLIQFLIQSIVACLCFWTEKASSIERLLFIPTLFLSGLLAPVVSFPEYVKSWIYLTPFPYLIDFPANLLSGNETNISGGLTMQIAWILLLFPIFKKIWSEGTKKYTAMGS